Proteins encoded in a region of the Vicia villosa cultivar HV-30 ecotype Madison, WI linkage group LG5, Vvil1.0, whole genome shotgun sequence genome:
- the LOC131601740 gene encoding uncharacterized protein LOC131601740: protein MTRNNNPVPDPLDPYYVHPSDNSSTVCVAPPLSGDNYHAWSMKMRRALAMKNKFQFVDGTIEIPGKDDLNYVAWQRCNNLVHTWIINSITPSIAQSVVFIDNVEDMWNDLKDRFMRGDKIRVAQLYQEITNLKQGSKKISDYFTELRSLWEELDQYRPVPSCTCRVTCACLAMRNSRSFRAEDRIIQFLIGLNEEFHGVVSQVLLMDPLPPINKVFSMVLQQERKICGTIFSPLNATEDGSGMVNAVEGKQGGRGRGYSNAGRGRGNGKVCTYCGKPGHTVDNCYKKHGYPPNLGRGSASYANQAGASSTQSQVDKTEGKSTVGTTSDNGSMALTKEQYHNLMVLLEKNSGSVNLAKGGKETIEEDWFS, encoded by the exons ATGACGAGGAATAACAATCCAGTTCCAGATCCATTGGATCCATACTATGTTCATCCTTCAGATAATTCATCAACAGTTTGCGTTGCACCGCCATTATCAGGTGATAACTATCATGCTTGGTCCATGAAGATGAGACGAGCTTTGGCTATGAAGAACAAATTTCAGTTTGTTGATGGTACTATCGAGATACCAGGTAAAGATGACCTCAATTATGTAGCATGGCAGCGATGCAACAATCTTGTGCATACATGGATCATAAATTCCATCACGCCTTCAATTGCACAGAGTGTTGTATTCATTGATAATGTTGAGGACATGTGGAATGATCTTAAAGATCGTTTCATGAGAGGTGACAAGATACGAGTAGCACAATTGTATCAAGAGATTACAAACTTGAAGCAAGGAAGTAAGAAAATTTCAGATTATTTCACTGAATTGAGAAGTTTGTGGGAAGAGTTAGATCAATACAGACCCGTTCCAAGTTGCACTTGTCGTGTGACTTGTGCTTGTTTGGCTATGAGGAATAGCAGATCTTTCAGGGCAGAAGATAGAATTATCCAATTCTTAATTGGATTGAATGAAGAATTTCATGGAGTTGTCTCACAGGTATTGCTTATGGACCCTCTCCCTCCTATTAACAAAGTGTTTTCCATGGTACTGCAGCAAGAAAGAAAGATATGTGGAACAATTTTTTCCCCTCTTAATGCTACTGAAGATGGATCGGGAATGGTCAATGCTGTAGAGGGAAAACAAGGTGGAAGAGGTAGAGGATATAGCAATGCTGGCAGAGGAAGAGGTAATGGCAAAGTATGCACATATTGTGGCAAACCTGGTCACACAGTGGATAACTGCTACAAAAAGCATGGATATCCACCTAACCTTGGTCGTGGAAGTGCATCCTATGCTAATCAAGCTGGAGCTAGTTCTACTCAGAGTCAGGTGGACAAGACTGAAGGCAAATCCACAGTTGGCACAACTAGTGACAATGGAAGCATGGCACTAACAAAAGAACAATATCACAATTTGATGGTGTTGCTCGAAAAGAATTCAGGATCAGTCAATCTTGCCAAGGGAG GAAAGGAGACAATTGAAGAAGATTGGTTCAGCTAA
- the LOC131601741 gene encoding peroxidase 39-like — MGSQSYFMVLIICLVAIIGSSDAQLQLGYYGKSCPKAEEIVLKYVHQHIPNAPSLAAALIRLHFHDCFVRGCDASVLVNTTKTNQAEKDAIPNLTLRGFDVINTIKSIIEAECANIVSCADILALTARDSIHATGGPYWNVPTGRRDGTISKSADVFISLPAPFNNLTTLLTLFGNVGLDANDLVLLSGAHTIGVAHCSSVSNRLYNFSGKGDQDPDIDSKYATSLKTFKCKSINDQTTILEMDPGSRNTFDLGYFKQVVKRRGLFESDAALLKSSTTRSIVAQHLQSNEKFFTEFAKSMEKMGRINVKIGTEGEIRKHCAFVN, encoded by the exons ATGGGAAGCCAAAGTTACTTTATGGTTTTGATTATATGTCTTGTAGCAATAATTGGATCAAGTGATGCTCAACTGCAGTTGGGTTACTATGGTAAAAGCTGCCCGAAAGCTGAAGAAATAGTTTTGAAGTATGTTCATCAACATATTCCTAATGCACCATCACTAGCAGCTGCACTCATAAGGCTACATTTCCATGATTGCTTTGTTAGG GGGTGTGATGCGTCGGTGCTCGTGAACACAACAAAAACCAATCAAGCTGAAAAGGACGCTATTCCGAATCTTACACTTCGAGGATTTGATGTCATTAACACTATAAAGAGCATTATTGAAGCTGAATG TGCTAATATTGTTTCTTGTGCCGATATATTGGCTCTGACTGCTAGAGACTCTATTCATGCCACT GGTGGACCTTATTGGAATGTTCCAACAGGTCGAAGGGACGGAACCATCTCTAAATCAGCAGATGTTTTTATCAGCCTTCCTGCTCCTTTTAACAACCTCACCACTCTTCTAACGCTCTTTGGAAATGTTGGACTTGATGCTAATGACTTGGTCTTGCTTTCTG GTGCTCATACAATCGGTGTTGCTCATTGCTCATCGGTTTCAAACAGACTATACAATTTTTCTGGCAAAGGTGATCAAGATCCAGATATAGACAGTAAATATGCTACAagtttgaaaacatttaagtgcAAGAGTATCAATGATCAAACCACAATTCTTGAAATGGACCCGGGAAGTCGCAATACATTCGATCTTGGCTATTTCAAACAAGTAGTTAAAAGAAGGGGTTTGTTTGAATCAGATGCTGCATTGCTTAAAAGCTCTACAACAAGATCAATTGTTGCACAACATCTTCAATCAAATGAAAAATTCTTCACTGAATTTGCTAAATCTATGGAGAAAATGGGTCGGATTAATGTTAAGATTGGGACTGAAGGTGAGATCAGGAAACATTGTGCATTTGTAAATTAA